In Streptomyces asoensis, a single genomic region encodes these proteins:
- a CDS encoding aspartate aminotransferase family protein, with protein MTLLATTDTSVFEKIESEVRMYCRTFPVVFERAKGALLHTDDGRPFIDFFCGAGSLNYGHNHDAVKRRIIDYLADDGLMHGLDMHTVAKRDFLTRLTEVVLQPRGLDFKVQFTGPTGTDAVEAALKLARRATGRTGLTAFTGAYHGMSRGSLEVTGSRRARRAGTVAGGDVTFVPFEDGPLGPFDSIGLIERLWADPSSGTEPPAAVVVESVQMEGGVYPASREWLRRLREVTERHGVLLILDEIQTGCGRTGAFFGFEESGIVPDIVTVSKSLSGYGLPLSLTLFRRELDLWQPGEHTGTFRGNQLAFVAATAACELWQQDDFLSGLQQGAERLARFRADAAALDPGLVVRGRGMVLGVDTAGAGGAERAERVQRHAFERGLIVERCGRYDEVLKVMPPLTIEPGLLDDGLGILLDALQAN; from the coding sequence ATGACACTCCTCGCGACCACCGACACCTCCGTCTTCGAGAAGATCGAGTCCGAGGTGCGGATGTACTGCCGTACCTTCCCCGTGGTGTTCGAGCGCGCCAAGGGCGCGCTGCTGCACACCGACGATGGCCGGCCCTTCATCGACTTCTTCTGCGGCGCCGGCAGCCTCAACTACGGACACAACCACGACGCCGTCAAGCGGCGCATCATCGACTACCTCGCCGACGACGGCCTCATGCACGGCCTCGACATGCACACCGTCGCCAAGCGCGACTTCCTCACCCGCCTCACCGAGGTCGTGTTGCAGCCGCGCGGCCTGGACTTCAAGGTGCAGTTCACCGGCCCGACCGGGACCGACGCGGTCGAGGCGGCCCTCAAACTGGCCCGCCGGGCGACGGGCCGCACCGGCCTGACCGCCTTCACCGGTGCCTACCACGGGATGTCCCGCGGTTCGCTGGAGGTCACCGGCAGCCGCCGCGCCCGCCGCGCGGGCACGGTCGCCGGCGGGGACGTGACCTTCGTCCCCTTCGAGGACGGCCCGCTCGGCCCGTTCGACTCGATCGGCCTGATCGAGCGGCTGTGGGCGGACCCGTCCTCCGGCACCGAACCGCCCGCGGCCGTCGTCGTCGAATCGGTACAGATGGAGGGCGGCGTCTACCCGGCGAGCCGGGAGTGGCTGCGCCGGCTGCGCGAGGTCACCGAACGGCACGGGGTGCTGCTGATCCTGGACGAGATCCAGACCGGCTGCGGCCGCACCGGCGCGTTCTTCGGCTTCGAGGAGTCCGGGATCGTGCCGGACATCGTCACCGTCTCCAAGTCCCTCAGCGGCTACGGGCTGCCGCTCTCGCTCACGCTGTTCCGCCGCGAGCTGGACCTGTGGCAGCCCGGTGAGCACACCGGCACGTTCCGCGGCAACCAGCTCGCCTTCGTCGCGGCCACCGCAGCCTGTGAACTGTGGCAGCAAGACGACTTCCTGAGCGGCCTTCAGCAGGGTGCGGAGCGGCTGGCCCGGTTCCGGGCCGACGCGGCCGCGCTGGACCCCGGCCTCGTGGTGCGCGGCCGGGGCATGGTGCTGGGCGTCGACACCGCCGGGGCCGGCGGTGCGGAGCGGGCCGAGCGCGTCCAGCGACACGCCTTCGAGCGCGGCCTGATCGTCGAGCGCTGCGGCCGCTACGACGAGGTCCTCAAGGTGATGCCCCCGCTGACGATCGAGCCCGGTCTGCTCGACGACGGGCTCGGCATCCTGCTCGACGCCCTGCAAGCGAACTGA
- a CDS encoding amino acid adenylation domain-containing protein, producing the protein MTAPAGSTFVEAIRAHAVRAPRSPALLTADGPTGYGELAARIDRIAAHLASRGVGPERVCAVALPPGADAVVATAAVVRAGGAFLTLDTGLPDRRLAALAAGGGAAHLLTCAALADRLGPLVDAPTVLLDRLPAAGPPSAAFRAPLPRSLAYVSHTSGSTGTPHPVLIEHGGLDRYLRAVVRDNALGPGTVSLQLAPPGYDASIRDTFAPLVAGGCVVLVERARLLRAESFADIVAEYGVDTLLSTTPSFLGFLAQSPRAADRLRSLRLVCSSGESLRPFLAAGGRALVGGRLVNQYGPSECTMTSTRYDVPTAPDSCADIVGTAIDGTVVRLLDPRGREVPDGRTGEVHIGGAGVARGYGGLPGLTADRFPPDPYGPPGARLYRTGDLARRTPDGALEYLGRADRQVKIRGHRVDPAEVEAALLTHPEVTGAVVTAETDDRGRTWLRAHVTGPLKSTTDAQLRAHLADTLPPHLMPRRFARLERLPVTHSGKADRRALRDSVPEPVS; encoded by the coding sequence ATGACCGCCCCCGCAGGGTCGACGTTCGTCGAGGCCATCCGGGCGCACGCCGTCCGCGCACCGCGCTCCCCGGCCCTGCTGACCGCCGACGGCCCGACCGGGTACGGCGAACTGGCCGCCCGGATCGACCGGATCGCCGCCCACCTGGCCTCCCGGGGCGTGGGCCCGGAGCGGGTCTGCGCGGTGGCCCTGCCTCCGGGCGCCGACGCCGTGGTCGCGACCGCCGCGGTCGTCCGGGCCGGCGGGGCGTTCCTCACCCTGGACACCGGCCTGCCCGACCGGCGGCTCGCCGCGCTCGCCGCCGGCGGCGGCGCGGCCCACCTGCTCACCTGCGCCGCCCTCGCCGACCGCCTCGGACCGCTGGTCGACGCACCCACCGTCCTGCTCGACCGGCTCCCGGCCGCCGGCCCGCCGTCGGCCGCCTTCCGCGCCCCCCTTCCGCGCTCGCTCGCCTACGTCAGCCACACCTCCGGCTCGACCGGCACCCCCCATCCCGTCCTGATCGAGCACGGCGGCCTGGACAGGTACCTCCGCGCCGTCGTCCGCGACAACGCCCTCGGGCCCGGCACCGTCAGCCTCCAGCTGGCCCCGCCCGGCTACGACGCGTCCATCCGGGACACCTTCGCACCGCTCGTCGCGGGCGGGTGCGTCGTCCTGGTGGAACGCGCGCGCCTGCTGCGCGCCGAGTCCTTCGCCGACATCGTCGCCGAGTACGGCGTCGACACTCTCCTCAGCACCACTCCCTCCTTCCTGGGCTTCCTCGCCCAGTCGCCCCGCGCGGCGGATCGGCTGCGCTCCCTGCGCCTGGTGTGCTCGAGCGGCGAGTCGCTGCGTCCCTTCCTCGCCGCCGGCGGCCGTGCGCTGGTCGGCGGCCGGCTGGTCAACCAGTACGGGCCCAGCGAGTGCACCATGACCTCCACCCGGTACGACGTGCCGACCGCCCCCGACTCCTGCGCCGACATCGTCGGCACCGCCATCGACGGCACCGTCGTACGCCTGCTGGACCCACGGGGGCGTGAAGTCCCCGACGGGCGGACCGGCGAGGTGCACATCGGCGGCGCGGGCGTCGCCCGTGGCTACGGCGGTCTGCCCGGCCTGACGGCCGACCGTTTCCCGCCCGACCCGTACGGGCCGCCCGGCGCACGGCTGTACCGGACCGGCGACCTCGCCCGACGCACCCCCGACGGGGCCCTGGAGTACCTCGGCCGGGCCGATCGCCAGGTCAAGATCCGCGGTCACCGCGTGGACCCTGCCGAGGTCGAGGCCGCCCTGCTCACCCACCCCGAGGTCACCGGCGCCGTGGTGACCGCCGAGACCGACGACCGGGGCCGGACCTGGCTCCGGGCCCACGTCACCGGTCCGCTCAAAAGCACCACCGACGCCCAGCTGCGCGCGCATCTGGCCGATACCCTGCCGCCGCACCTGATGCCCAGACGGTTCGCCCGTCTGGAGCGCCTGCCCGTCACGCACAGCGGCAAGGCCGACCGGCGGGCGCTGCGCGACAGCGTTCCGGAGCCGGTGTCGTGA
- a CDS encoding ornithine carbamoyltransferase — MPRPDRHHLISVDDLTDRELRRLVHRGAQYAAGECEGARPLADAVVGVLFRKTSTRTRTAFSAGALRLGARLITYGPGDLQENTGESSEDTGDVLSRMLDVLVARTAGSTEELRAYAAQQRMAVINAMSAAEHPTQALTDLTTMLGRFGRIEGLRVLYAGEGNNTASALALALSRFRGTELHLRTPPGYGLDAAFLDRAAVHAKESGALVEERHNMADLPEVDIVYTTRWQTTGTTKPDPDWRRVFAPFRVDAAVLAACPGAVFMHDLPAHRGDEVTGEVLDGPASIAFQQAENKYHSARAVLEWCLGGIPAEPA; from the coding sequence ATGCCCCGTCCCGACCGCCACCACCTGATCTCCGTCGACGACCTGACCGACCGGGAGCTGCGCCGGCTCGTGCACCGCGGCGCCCAGTACGCCGCCGGCGAGTGCGAGGGTGCCCGGCCGCTCGCCGACGCCGTCGTCGGCGTGCTGTTCCGCAAGACGTCCACCCGTACCCGGACCGCGTTCTCGGCCGGCGCGCTCCGGCTCGGCGCGCGGCTGATCACCTATGGTCCCGGCGACCTCCAGGAGAACACCGGGGAGAGCTCCGAGGACACCGGCGACGTCCTCTCCCGGATGCTCGACGTGCTGGTGGCGCGCACCGCGGGCAGCACCGAGGAGCTGCGCGCCTACGCCGCCCAGCAGCGGATGGCCGTGATCAACGCGATGAGCGCCGCCGAGCACCCCACCCAGGCCCTCACCGACCTCACCACGATGCTCGGCCGCTTCGGGCGGATCGAGGGACTGCGGGTGCTGTACGCCGGCGAGGGCAACAACACCGCCTCGGCGCTCGCCCTGGCCCTCAGCCGGTTCCGCGGCACCGAGCTGCACCTGCGGACCCCGCCCGGCTACGGACTGGACGCGGCCTTCCTCGACCGGGCCGCCGTGCACGCCAAGGAGTCCGGCGCGCTGGTCGAGGAACGGCACAACATGGCCGACCTGCCCGAGGTCGACATCGTCTACACCACCCGCTGGCAGACCACCGGCACGACCAAGCCCGACCCCGACTGGCGGCGCGTGTTCGCCCCCTTCCGGGTGGACGCCGCCGTGCTGGCGGCCTGCCCCGGCGCCGTCTTCATGCACGACCTGCCCGCGCACCGCGGCGACGAGGTGACCGGCGAGGTGCTGGACGGCCCCGCGAGCATCGCGTTCCAGCAGGCCGAGAACAAGTACCACAGCGCCCGCGCCGTTCTGGAGTGGTGCCTCGGCGGCATCCCGGCAGAGCCGGCCTGA
- a CDS encoding lantibiotic dehydratase, with amino-acid sequence MSDTIRMPGGGWRLWTHFALRGPGFPAAGVLRLAPEGLASAADKFAPGEVPAGADWQAFEEAFSAAAVRTARDLQEIAASAPFRAAVAWQNRTVLRTGIKPFLDWTPSAEGRTSMPRQREELVAHYWQRFCVKNDTIGFFGPVGWGTFDPSRHDIEVHPGTGLVAESRVYFSSWSMDALAKAIDRDPRVRAWTPPRQVPFVRVVDGAVRLPGRPPQPAPEPALTVLRLCDGRRTPAEITALAARELGRDLPAGEVTEALEWLVSRRLIGWKLDVPAGTYPERELRAMLERIGDPAVREPALAKLAVLETGRDRVQRAGADPEELTAALAALEAGFAEITEVSAVREKGARTAPNRALVYADCRRSATATVGTAVLARLAPLELCLTAARWMTNRYAEAIVARVHEAYQELRKLHEQVDLGSLWFACLPAPHPESLTDIERIQAELRERWARIIDAPAGARRVSLSSAAIADRVHEAFPDGGRGWSLSRYISPDLMIVAEDAAAVERGEFQLVIGELHVAMNTLAQSLFVHQHPDREQLIDETTRDFPGPRLLPMLPKELPLKWSARSRQSLDRPEDHYVALADHSADPHRPRTVRSGEVRVEERDGGLAAVLPDGSVFDLLDVFCHALSNRVMDRFTLRRDGDHSPRITIDSTVVARESWRFAGSALAFADDKSEARRFVRARQWRDTHELPRFVFVVSPTEPRPFFVDFDSPVYVNILAKAARRLARKDPDARLTVTEMLPTPEQTWLTDDQGRHYTSELRLVAVDRSTAPGERA; translated from the coding sequence ATGTCCGACACCATACGCATGCCCGGCGGCGGGTGGCGCCTGTGGACGCACTTCGCACTGCGCGGGCCCGGTTTCCCCGCCGCGGGAGTACTACGGCTGGCCCCGGAGGGCCTGGCCTCGGCCGCGGACAAGTTCGCCCCCGGGGAGGTGCCGGCGGGGGCGGACTGGCAGGCGTTCGAGGAGGCCTTCTCGGCGGCCGCGGTGCGCACCGCACGCGACCTCCAGGAGATCGCCGCCTCGGCACCGTTCCGCGCCGCGGTCGCCTGGCAGAACCGCACGGTGCTGCGCACCGGCATCAAGCCGTTCCTCGACTGGACACCGTCCGCCGAGGGCCGCACCAGCATGCCCCGCCAACGCGAGGAACTGGTCGCCCACTACTGGCAGCGGTTCTGCGTCAAGAACGACACCATCGGCTTCTTCGGACCGGTCGGCTGGGGCACCTTCGACCCCTCCCGGCACGACATCGAGGTGCACCCCGGCACGGGTCTGGTCGCCGAGTCCCGGGTCTACTTCTCCAGTTGGTCGATGGACGCCCTCGCGAAGGCCATCGACCGCGACCCGCGGGTGCGCGCGTGGACGCCGCCGCGCCAGGTTCCGTTCGTCCGGGTGGTCGACGGCGCGGTGCGCCTGCCCGGCCGCCCGCCGCAGCCGGCTCCGGAACCCGCGCTCACCGTCCTGCGCCTGTGCGACGGGCGCCGGACGCCCGCCGAGATCACCGCCCTGGCAGCCCGGGAGCTGGGCCGCGACCTGCCGGCCGGGGAGGTGACCGAGGCCCTGGAGTGGCTGGTCTCGCGCCGCCTGATCGGCTGGAAGCTGGACGTGCCCGCCGGTACCTACCCCGAGCGGGAACTGCGCGCCATGCTGGAGCGCATCGGCGACCCGGCGGTACGGGAACCCGCCCTGGCCAAGCTGGCGGTGCTGGAGACCGGCCGCGACCGGGTCCAGCGGGCGGGTGCCGACCCCGAGGAGCTGACCGCCGCGCTCGCCGCCCTGGAGGCGGGCTTCGCCGAGATCACCGAGGTGTCGGCGGTCCGCGAGAAGGGGGCCCGCACCGCGCCCAACCGCGCCCTGGTGTACGCCGACTGCCGCCGGTCCGCCACGGCGACCGTGGGCACCGCCGTGCTGGCCAGGCTCGCTCCGCTGGAGCTGTGCCTGACCGCCGCGCGCTGGATGACCAACCGGTACGCGGAGGCCATCGTCGCCCGCGTCCACGAGGCCTACCAGGAGCTGCGGAAGCTGCACGAGCAGGTCGACCTCGGCTCGCTCTGGTTCGCCTGCCTGCCCGCCCCGCACCCCGAATCCCTCACCGACATCGAGCGCATCCAGGCCGAGCTGCGCGAGCGCTGGGCGCGGATCATCGACGCCCCGGCCGGCGCCCGGCGGGTCTCGCTCTCCAGTGCCGCCATCGCCGACCGGGTGCACGAGGCGTTCCCCGACGGCGGGCGCGGCTGGTCGCTCAGCCGCTACATCAGCCCCGACCTGATGATCGTCGCCGAAGACGCGGCCGCCGTCGAACGCGGCGAGTTCCAACTCGTCATCGGCGAGCTGCACGTCGCCATGAACACCCTCGCCCAGTCGCTCTTCGTCCACCAGCACCCCGATCGGGAGCAGCTGATCGACGAGACCACCCGCGACTTCCCCGGCCCACGGCTGCTGCCCATGCTGCCCAAGGAGCTTCCGCTCAAGTGGTCCGCCCGCAGCCGGCAGTCCCTGGACCGCCCGGAGGACCACTACGTCGCACTCGCCGACCACAGCGCCGACCCGCACCGCCCGCGCACCGTCCGCTCCGGCGAGGTGCGGGTGGAGGAGCGCGACGGCGGGCTCGCGGCCGTGCTGCCCGACGGCTCGGTCTTCGACCTGCTCGACGTGTTCTGCCACGCGCTCAGCAACCGTGTGATGGACCGCTTCACCCTGCGCCGGGACGGCGACCACTCGCCCCGGATCACCATCGACTCCACCGTCGTCGCGCGGGAGAGCTGGCGGTTCGCCGGCTCCGCGCTGGCCTTCGCCGACGACAAGAGCGAGGCCAGACGGTTCGTCCGAGCCCGGCAGTGGCGGGACACCCACGAACTGCCCCGCTTCGTCTTCGTCGTCTCCCCCACCGAACCACGGCCCTTCTTCGTCGACTTCGACAGCCCCGTCTACGTCAACATCCTCGCCAAAGCCGCCCGCCGCCTCGCCCGCAAGGACCCCGACGCCCGACTCACCGTCACCGAGATGCTCCCCACCCCCGAACAGACCTGGCTCACCGACGACCAGGGCCGCCACTACACCTCCGAACTACGCCTCGTCGCCGTCGACCGGAGCACCGCCCCCGGGGAGCGGGCATGA
- a CDS encoding non-ribosomal peptide synthetase: MDRCDGRTTSFSQQRLWFLDQLRPGTADHLLPLALRLRGDLDTEALAAALADVVDRHEVLRTRYAAADGEPVAHVVPRVEVLLDRVDAPAAGAAGIAAVLDRALRRPVDLSTAPPLRATLARLAPDDHLLVVVVHHIAFDFSSWNVLTRDLAAAYRGRTTGVRHGLPELPVQYSDLAALQRERSAGPRLARGLDHWRSRLAGLPPLDLPTDRPRPAEFDGAAAVARFTLPADLVALTDRLARSRRATRFMVLLAAFQAQLGRYSGQSDFAVGTPVAGRGHPAARDLIGPFVNTVVLRADLSGRPGFGELVDRVRHTFLADLTHADTPFERVVGELAPSRDLSRNPLFQVSFLTLDSQAEPPDLPGLSVEVVPTPVAGTPFDLALDLLGRPDGSLGLRLGYATALFTPETAARITEDYVRLLHELLAAPDKPLAGVTSVLEPLPGGERRRRLALGLGSARAVPPQTVTDLFEQQSRRTPHAIAVSSGDGELSYAGLDRRADELAHRLRGLGVGRGTRVGVLLERGTGLLVALLGVLKADAAYVPLDPLHPARRIGHLIEDTRAAVVVTTGPLAGRVAGTEARTLLLDGDPPPAGPADRRERTTGPHDLAYVFHTSGSTGTPKGVQIPHHALTNFLLAMAARLETGPEATVLGVTTASFDPSMLELCLPLLTGARLVLADSEQARDPERLIRLIGEARPDLMQATPSMLRTLVDTGWTPGPGLTVLSGGEKLHTDLAAALAADGAPVLDLYGPTEATIWTSVARHGADGRVERWAAVDNTTVRVLDDRLEPVAEGVTGHVCIGGDGLAWGYRGRPAQTAGVFLPDPHATAPGGRLYFTGDLGRIRPDGSLEILGRSDHQVKIRGHRIEPGEIEAALLALDGVRAAVVHPTPDADGGQQLTAYLVADDSGNPPTPDALRAELLDSLPHHLVPAAFVLLDAIPTAVSGKVDRHALPVPAPQAAGPAAAPRTPRERSVARVWEEVLGATGIGAHDDFFLLGGHSLLATRVSVRLRAALGVDVPVRALFDHPTVAALATALDGYPPLAPDGPLPRLTARPRGARTTAGR, translated from the coding sequence CGCCTGCGGGGCGACCTCGACACCGAGGCCCTCGCCGCGGCCCTGGCCGACGTGGTCGACCGGCACGAGGTGCTGCGCACCCGGTATGCGGCCGCCGACGGCGAGCCGGTGGCCCATGTGGTCCCCCGGGTCGAGGTTTTGCTGGACAGGGTCGACGCGCCCGCCGCCGGAGCGGCCGGCATCGCCGCGGTCCTCGACCGCGCGCTGCGCCGGCCGGTCGACCTGTCGACCGCGCCGCCGCTGCGGGCCACTCTGGCGCGGCTCGCGCCCGACGACCACCTGCTGGTCGTCGTGGTCCACCACATCGCCTTCGACTTCTCCTCCTGGAACGTCCTCACCCGAGACCTGGCCGCGGCCTACCGCGGCAGGACCACCGGTGTCCGCCACGGGCTGCCGGAGCTTCCCGTGCAGTACTCCGACCTCGCGGCCCTTCAGCGCGAGCGGTCGGCCGGTCCCCGGCTCGCCCGCGGCCTCGACCACTGGCGCTCGCGGCTGGCGGGCCTGCCGCCGCTGGACCTGCCGACCGACCGGCCCCGCCCGGCCGAGTTCGACGGCGCCGCCGCCGTGGCCCGGTTCACCCTCCCTGCCGATCTGGTGGCGCTGACCGACCGGCTGGCGCGCTCCCGCCGCGCCACCCGTTTCATGGTGCTGCTCGCGGCCTTCCAGGCCCAACTGGGCCGCTACAGCGGGCAGAGCGACTTCGCCGTCGGCACCCCGGTCGCCGGTCGCGGCCACCCCGCCGCCAGGGACCTCATCGGCCCCTTCGTCAACACCGTGGTGCTGCGCGCCGACCTGTCCGGCCGACCCGGTTTCGGCGAGCTGGTGGACCGGGTCCGGCACACCTTCCTGGCCGACCTCACGCACGCCGACACCCCGTTCGAACGCGTGGTCGGCGAGCTGGCCCCGTCCCGCGACCTCAGCCGCAACCCCCTCTTCCAGGTCTCCTTCCTGACCCTCGACTCCCAGGCCGAACCACCCGACCTGCCCGGCCTGTCGGTCGAAGTGGTGCCCACCCCGGTCGCCGGGACGCCGTTCGACCTGGCGCTCGACCTGCTCGGCCGCCCCGACGGCAGCCTCGGGCTGCGCCTGGGGTACGCCACCGCGCTGTTCACGCCCGAGACGGCCGCCCGCATCACCGAGGACTACGTCCGGCTCCTGCACGAGCTGCTCGCCGCCCCCGACAAGCCGCTGGCCGGTGTCACCTCCGTACTCGAGCCGCTGCCCGGCGGCGAGCGCCGCCGCCGGCTCGCGCTCGGCCTGGGCAGCGCCCGCGCCGTGCCCCCGCAGACCGTCACCGACCTGTTCGAGCAGCAGTCGCGCCGCACCCCGCACGCCATTGCCGTCAGTTCCGGGGACGGCGAGCTGAGCTACGCCGGACTCGACCGGCGGGCCGACGAACTGGCACACCGACTGCGCGGCCTCGGCGTCGGCCGCGGCACCCGGGTGGGCGTTCTGCTGGAGCGCGGCACCGGGCTCCTCGTCGCCCTGCTCGGCGTTCTCAAGGCGGACGCCGCCTACGTGCCGCTCGACCCGCTGCACCCCGCGCGGCGCATCGGCCACCTGATCGAGGACACCAGGGCCGCCGTGGTCGTCACCACCGGCCCGCTGGCCGGACGGGTGGCCGGCACCGAGGCACGGACCCTTCTGCTCGACGGCGACCCGCCGCCGGCCGGCCCGGCGGACCGGCGGGAGCGGACCACCGGACCGCACGACCTCGCGTACGTCTTCCACACCTCCGGCTCGACCGGCACCCCCAAGGGCGTGCAGATCCCGCACCACGCCCTGACCAACTTCCTGCTCGCCATGGCGGCCCGGCTGGAGACGGGGCCGGAGGCCACCGTGCTGGGTGTCACCACCGCCTCCTTCGACCCCTCGATGCTGGAGCTGTGCCTGCCGCTGCTGACCGGCGCCCGGCTGGTGCTGGCCGACAGCGAGCAGGCCCGCGACCCCGAGCGCCTGATCCGGCTGATCGGCGAGGCCCGCCCGGACTTGATGCAGGCCACCCCGTCGATGCTGCGGACACTGGTCGACACGGGCTGGACCCCCGGCCCAGGTCTTACGGTGCTGTCCGGCGGAGAGAAGCTGCACACCGACCTGGCCGCGGCGCTCGCGGCGGACGGAGCCCCGGTCCTGGACCTCTACGGGCCGACCGAGGCCACGATCTGGACCAGCGTGGCCCGGCACGGCGCCGACGGACGGGTGGAGCGGTGGGCGGCGGTGGACAACACGACCGTCCGGGTGCTCGACGACCGGCTGGAGCCGGTGGCCGAGGGCGTCACCGGGCACGTCTGCATCGGGGGCGACGGCCTCGCATGGGGCTACCGGGGGCGGCCCGCCCAGACCGCCGGCGTCTTCCTCCCCGACCCGCACGCCACCGCGCCCGGCGGCCGGCTGTACTTCACCGGCGACCTCGGCCGGATCCGTCCGGACGGCTCACTGGAGATCCTCGGCCGCAGCGACCACCAGGTGAAGATCCGCGGCCACCGGATCGAACCGGGCGAGATCGAGGCCGCGCTCCTCGCTCTCGACGGCGTCCGCGCCGCCGTGGTGCACCCGACGCCGGACGCCGACGGCGGTCAGCAGCTCACCGCGTACCTGGTCGCGGACGACTCCGGGAACCCTCCCACCCCCGACGCCCTGCGCGCCGAACTGCTCGACTCCCTGCCCCACCATCTGGTGCCGGCCGCGTTCGTCCTGCTGGACGCCATCCCGACCGCGGTCAGCGGGAAGGTGGACCGCCACGCGCTCCCGGTGCCGGCGCCGCAGGCGGCCGGCCCGGCGGCCGCTCCGCGCACCCCGCGGGAACGGTCCGTGGCCAGGGTCTGGGAAGAGGTCCTCGGCGCCACCGGGATCGGCGCCCACGACGACTTCTTCCTGCTCGGCGGTCACTCGCTGCTCGCCACCCGGGTGTCCGTGCGCCTGCGCGCCGCCCTCGGGGTGGACGTCCCCGTACGGGCGCTGTTCGACCACCCCACCGTCGCCGCCCTCGCCACGGCCCTGGACGGCTATCCACCGCTGGCCCCGGACGGCCCCCTGCCGCGGCTGACCGCACGCCCGCGCGGCGCGCGCACGACCGCCGGCCGCTGA